From Sphingobium sp. RAC03, a single genomic window includes:
- the lepB gene encoding signal peptidase I — translation MPKSDVNWWQEIKSITLLILAVLAFHSFVAKPFYIPSESMMPVLLTGDRLVVSKFPYGWSYVSPSFHPLPFLKGRILGRLPARGDIVIVSPQNRREDYIKRVIGLPGDIIEVRGGQVLLNGVAVKQRILKPLRLLVDSNAPCPPLQFPGARMQGADGKDYCELPVRQEILPNGKTYLTIDMGPSALDWYGPVRVPENHVFLMGDNRDNSADSRAPLEENGLGGPVPWEAIGGRAEFITFSLDGDSSWNPLTWFGAFRSGRAGNSLRPQSVTEVE, via the coding sequence ATGCCCAAATCGGACGTCAATTGGTGGCAGGAGATCAAGAGCATCACGCTGCTGATCCTGGCGGTGCTGGCCTTCCACAGCTTCGTCGCCAAGCCCTTCTATATCCCGTCCGAATCGATGATGCCGGTGCTGCTGACCGGCGACCGGCTGGTGGTGAGCAAATTCCCCTATGGCTGGTCCTATGTCTCGCCCAGCTTCCATCCCTTGCCTTTTCTGAAGGGCCGGATTTTGGGGCGGTTACCGGCACGCGGCGACATCGTCATCGTGTCGCCCCAAAATAGGCGCGAGGATTATATCAAGCGGGTCATCGGCCTGCCCGGCGACATCATCGAAGTGCGCGGTGGGCAGGTGCTGCTTAACGGCGTGGCGGTGAAGCAGCGCATCTTGAAGCCGCTGCGCCTGCTCGTCGATAGCAATGCCCCCTGCCCGCCGCTGCAATTCCCCGGCGCGCGGATGCAGGGCGCGGACGGCAAGGATTATTGCGAATTGCCGGTGCGGCAGGAAATCCTGCCCAATGGCAAAACCTATCTCACCATCGACATGGGACCGAGTGCGCTCGATTGGTATGGCCCGGTGCGCGTGCCGGAAAACCACGTCTTCCTGATGGGCGACAATCGCGACAACAGCGCCGACAGCCGCGCGCCGCTGGAGGAAAACGGCCTGGGCGGTCCCGTACCCTGGGAAGCGATCGGCGGCCGCGCCGAGTTCATCACCTTCAGCCTGGACGGCGATTCAAGCTGGAACCCGCTGACCTGGTTCGGTGCTTTCCGCAGCGGGCGGGCAGGCAACAGCCTGCGGCCGCAGAGCGTGACGGAGGTAGAATAG
- the pyrE gene encoding orotate phosphoribosyltransferase — protein sequence MTDEEVLAEFRAAGALLEGHFILSSGRRSANYLQCARVLMSAERAGRLALAVVQKLPRELRQEIDLVVSPAMGGLIIGHEVGRALGKDAVFLERPEGTFELRRGFAISPGQKILMVEDVVTTGLSSRQAIEAVAAEGGIVIAEAALVDRSAGEVDLGVPFYPLVSINFPVYDADALPPELAAIPAIKPGSRKV from the coding sequence ATGACCGACGAAGAAGTTTTGGCGGAATTCCGGGCAGCAGGGGCGCTGCTCGAAGGACATTTCATCCTGTCTTCGGGCCGGCGCAGCGCCAATTATCTGCAATGCGCCCGCGTCCTGATGAGCGCCGAGCGCGCGGGCAGGCTCGCGCTGGCCGTGGTGCAGAAACTGCCGCGCGAATTGCGGCAGGAGATCGACCTGGTAGTTTCGCCAGCCATGGGTGGTCTCATCATCGGTCATGAAGTCGGCCGGGCGCTGGGCAAGGACGCGGTATTCCTCGAACGCCCCGAAGGGACGTTCGAACTGCGCCGCGGCTTTGCCATATCGCCGGGGCAGAAAATCCTGATGGTCGAAGATGTCGTCACCACTGGCCTGTCGTCGCGCCAGGCGATCGAGGCCGTCGCGGCCGAGGGCGGCATCGTCATCGCCGAAGCGGCCCTTGTCGATCGCTCGGCGGGCGAGGTGGATCTGGGCGTGCCCTTCTATCCACTCGTGTCGATCAATTTCCCGGTCTATGACGCTGATGCCCTGCCGCCCGAACTGGCGGCGATCCCGGCGATCAAGCCGGGCAGCCGGAAGGTCTAG
- a CDS encoding heme o synthase yields the protein MTTATMTSTPITAHWRDFLALTKPRVMTLVVFTGLCGLLAAPGTIHPVLAFTAILCIALGAGAAASLNQWYEADIDAKMKRTANRPLPAGRMDRQSALHFGVGLSFFSVILMGMATNWLAAAVLAVSILFYVFVYTIWLKPRTAQNIVIGGAAGAFPPVIGWAAVTGDITALPIALFMLIFFWTPPHFWALALFVKTDYAAAGIPMLPVVSGEVVTRRQIWFYTAIMAVAAMAPVLLRLTGPIYGTVAFLGTALFAVFAFQVYRRRESDQTRMQPERRLFKYSILYLFLLFGAVVVDRWVMA from the coding sequence ATGACGACCGCGACGATGACATCGACCCCGATCACGGCCCATTGGCGCGACTTCCTCGCGCTGACCAAGCCGCGCGTCATGACATTGGTCGTGTTCACGGGCCTGTGCGGCCTGCTGGCGGCACCCGGCACCATCCACCCGGTTCTCGCTTTCACGGCCATCCTCTGCATCGCACTCGGCGCAGGAGCTGCCGCTAGCCTCAATCAATGGTATGAGGCGGACATCGACGCCAAGATGAAGCGCACCGCCAACCGGCCGCTGCCCGCCGGGCGGATGGATCGCCAGTCCGCGCTGCATTTCGGCGTTGGCCTGTCCTTCTTTTCGGTCATCCTGATGGGCATGGCGACCAACTGGCTCGCCGCTGCGGTCCTGGCCGTCTCGATCCTCTTCTACGTCTTCGTCTACACCATCTGGCTGAAGCCCCGCACGGCGCAGAATATCGTCATCGGCGGCGCAGCGGGCGCATTCCCGCCAGTCATCGGCTGGGCCGCCGTTACCGGCGATATCACCGCGCTGCCGATCGCCCTGTTCATGCTGATCTTCTTCTGGACGCCGCCCCATTTCTGGGCGCTCGCGCTGTTCGTGAAGACCGATTATGCTGCTGCTGGCATCCCGATGCTGCCCGTCGTGTCGGGCGAGGTCGTCACCCGCCGCCAGATCTGGTTCTACACCGCCATCATGGCGGTCGCGGCCATGGCCCCGGTGCTGCTGCGTCTGACCGGGCCGATCTACGGCACGGTCGCCTTTCTCGGCACGGCATTGTTCGCGGTTTTCGCCTTCCAGGTCTATCGCCGCCGTGAAAGCGATCAGACGCGGATGCAACCGGAGCGGCGTCTGTTCAAATATTCGATCCTCTATCTTTTCCTTCTCTTTGGAGCAGTGGTCGTCGACCGCTGGGTAATGGCATGA
- the coxB gene encoding cytochrome c oxidase subunit II: MIQVKSLVLAGLLAFAPAMAMNGPAFAQDNATAAAPAAATVAAPADSAANAAAPAADAAPAAKVAAPPRMKPTEGIGMPKPGEITLQEQFTSTGHSARWLHDVMLLPLITLISVLVLVLMLYVMVRYRRSANPVPSKTSHNTFIEVIWTVVPVIILLVIAVPSIGLLADQYKPAPKDALTVKVTGYQWYWGYEYPDAGIPEYVSNMLTKEQAKAGGEPFQLAVDNRLILPAGRPVKLIITAADVIHSFAVPSLWVKMDAVPGRLNEKSFTIEKPGVYYGQCSELCGARHGFMPIAIEALPPEQFDQWVLSQGGSLKNGTAAPDAPMGPQQGSVLPAPPADAVGNNAL; this comes from the coding sequence ATGATACAGGTGAAATCGCTCGTTCTCGCAGGATTGTTGGCCTTTGCGCCAGCAATGGCGATGAACGGTCCGGCCTTCGCGCAGGACAATGCAACCGCTGCCGCTCCGGCGGCGGCCACTGTCGCCGCGCCTGCTGATTCGGCAGCGAACGCCGCTGCGCCCGCCGCCGACGCTGCGCCAGCCGCCAAGGTCGCCGCGCCGCCGCGCATGAAGCCGACCGAAGGCATCGGCATGCCTAAACCGGGCGAGATCACCCTGCAGGAGCAGTTCACCTCGACCGGGCACAGCGCGCGCTGGTTGCATGACGTGATGCTGCTGCCGCTCATCACGCTCATCTCCGTGCTGGTGCTGGTGCTGATGCTTTATGTGATGGTCCGCTATCGCCGCAGCGCCAACCCGGTGCCGTCCAAGACGTCGCACAACACCTTCATCGAAGTGATCTGGACGGTCGTTCCGGTCATCATCCTGCTGGTGATCGCGGTGCCCTCGATCGGGCTGCTCGCCGACCAGTATAAGCCCGCGCCTAAGGATGCGCTGACCGTCAAGGTCACCGGCTATCAATGGTATTGGGGCTATGAATATCCCGACGCGGGCATCCCCGAATATGTGTCGAACATGCTGACCAAGGAACAGGCGAAGGCCGGTGGCGAACCGTTTCAGCTGGCCGTCGACAACCGCCTGATCCTGCCCGCCGGTCGTCCGGTGAAGCTCATCATCACCGCCGCAGACGTGATCCACAGCTTCGCCGTGCCGTCGCTCTGGGTGAAGATGGATGCGGTTCCTGGTCGTCTGAACGAAAAGAGCTTCACCATCGAAAAGCCCGGCGTCTATTACGGGCAATGTTCGGAACTGTGCGGCGCGCGCCATGGCTTCATGCCGATCGCGATCGAAGCGCTGCCGCCTGAGCAGTTCGACCAGTGGGTGCTGTCGCAGGGTGGCTCGCTCAAGAACGGCACCGCCGCGCCGGATGCGCCGATGGGCCCGCAACAGGGCAGTGTGCTGCCCGCCCCGCCGGCTGACGCCGTCGGCAACAACGCGCTTTAA
- a CDS encoding pseudoazurin: MFHRSTLRVALVGLMLGGTVLPASAKDIIVHMKNKGAEGAMVFEPAFVKAAPGDVIRFQPTDPSHNAETMATMLPAGATPMKGGMNKEAVLTVTKPGLYGIKCMPHYSMGMVALIQVGKPSAADIAAAKAVKLPPFAAKRMTAMLIKVR, encoded by the coding sequence ATGTTTCATCGTTCGACGCTGCGCGTGGCGCTGGTCGGCCTCATGCTGGGCGGCACCGTTCTTCCGGCTTCGGCCAAGGACATCATCGTCCATATGAAAAATAAGGGCGCGGAGGGCGCGATGGTGTTCGAACCGGCCTTTGTGAAGGCCGCGCCAGGCGACGTGATCCGCTTCCAGCCCACCGACCCCAGCCACAACGCCGAAACCATGGCCACGATGCTGCCAGCGGGCGCGACGCCGATGAAGGGGGGTATGAACAAGGAAGCGGTGCTGACCGTGACCAAGCCCGGCCTCTATGGCATCAAATGCATGCCGCATTATTCGATGGGCATGGTCGCCCTGATCCAGGTAGGCAAACCCAGCGCCGCAGACATCGCAGCGGCAAAAGCGGTTAAACTCCCGCCCTTCGCCGCCAAAAGAATGACCGCGATGCTGATCAAAGTTCGGTAA
- the ctaD gene encoding cytochrome c oxidase subunit I: MTTITADQYGDHAHDHHDADHKPAFFQRWFMSTNHKDIGTLYLIFAIFAGVVGGAISGLMRVELAEPGIQYLQGWANIQHAMLGAEPASLDQAYHLWNALITAHGLIMVFFMVMPAIIGGFGNWFVPIMIGAPDMAFPRMNNISFWLLIPAFALLLGSAFVPGGTGYGAGTGWTVYAPLSTSGSAGPAVDMAILSLHIAGAGSILGAVNFITTILNMRAPGMTLHKMPLFVWSVLVTAFLLLLALPVLAAAITMLLTDRNFGTTFYDAAGGGDPELYQHLFWFFGHPEVYIMILPGFGIVSQIISTFSRKPVFGYLGMAYAMVAIGVVGFVVWAHHMFTTGMSVNVKMYFTAATMVIAVPTGIKIFSWIATIWGGSISFKTPMVWALGFIFLFTVGGVTGVVLANGGVDDVLHDTYYVVAHFHYVLSLGAVFGLFAGFYYWFPKMSGRMYNEFLGHLHFWVFFVGVNLLFFPMHFLGLSGMPRRYPDYPEAFAYWNKIASHGYEIMAVGVLIFFINIFWSLAAGKKAAGNPWGEGATTLEWTLSSPPPFHQFETLPVIDDAAHH, from the coding sequence ATGACCACCATCACCGCAGATCAATATGGCGATCATGCTCATGATCATCATGACGCCGATCACAAGCCAGCCTTCTTCCAGCGCTGGTTCATGTCCACCAACCACAAGGATATCGGCACTCTCTATCTGATCTTCGCGATCTTCGCCGGCGTCGTCGGCGGCGCGATTTCGGGTCTGATGCGCGTCGAACTGGCAGAGCCGGGCATCCAATATCTGCAGGGCTGGGCCAATATCCAGCATGCGATGCTGGGCGCGGAGCCTGCCTCGCTCGACCAGGCCTATCACCTGTGGAACGCGCTGATCACCGCGCACGGCCTCATCATGGTCTTCTTCATGGTGATGCCCGCGATCATCGGCGGCTTTGGCAACTGGTTCGTGCCGATCATGATCGGCGCGCCGGACATGGCCTTCCCGCGGATGAACAATATCAGCTTCTGGCTGCTCATCCCCGCCTTCGCGCTGCTGCTCGGCTCGGCCTTCGTGCCCGGCGGCACCGGCTATGGCGCGGGCACTGGCTGGACGGTCTATGCGCCGCTGTCGACCAGCGGTTCCGCTGGCCCCGCCGTCGACATGGCAATCCTGTCGCTGCATATCGCAGGCGCTGGCTCGATCCTGGGTGCGGTCAACTTCATCACCACCATCCTCAATATGCGCGCGCCGGGCATGACCCTGCACAAGATGCCGCTGTTCGTTTGGTCGGTGCTGGTCACCGCTTTCCTGCTGCTGCTCGCCCTTCCGGTCCTGGCCGCGGCGATCACCATGCTGCTGACCGACCGCAACTTCGGCACCACCTTCTATGACGCTGCCGGTGGCGGCGATCCTGAACTCTACCAGCATCTCTTCTGGTTCTTCGGTCACCCCGAAGTCTATATCATGATCTTGCCCGGTTTCGGCATCGTCAGCCAGATCATCTCTACCTTCAGCCGCAAGCCGGTGTTCGGCTATCTCGGCATGGCCTATGCCATGGTCGCGATCGGCGTCGTCGGCTTCGTCGTGTGGGCGCACCACATGTTCACGACCGGCATGTCGGTCAATGTGAAGATGTATTTCACCGCCGCCACCATGGTCATCGCCGTGCCCACGGGCATCAAGATCTTCTCGTGGATCGCGACCATCTGGGGTGGGTCTATCAGCTTCAAGACCCCGATGGTCTGGGCGCTGGGCTTCATTTTCCTCTTCACTGTGGGCGGTGTGACCGGCGTCGTGCTGGCCAATGGCGGCGTGGACGACGTGTTGCACGACACCTATTATGTCGTGGCGCACTTCCACTACGTCCTCTCGCTGGGTGCCGTGTTCGGCCTGTTCGCGGGCTTCTATTACTGGTTCCCGAAGATGTCGGGCCGCATGTATAACGAATTCCTCGGCCACCTGCATTTCTGGGTGTTCTTCGTGGGCGTGAACCTGCTGTTCTTCCCGATGCATTTCTTAGGGCTTTCGGGCATGCCGCGTCGCTACCCCGATTATCCGGAAGCCTTTGCCTACTGGAACAAGATCGCCAGCCATGGCTATGAAATCATGGCCGTCGGCGTGCTGATCTTCTTCATCAACATCTTCTGGTCGCTCGCGGCCGGCAAGAAGGCCGCAGGCAATCCCTGGGGTGAAGGCGCCACGACGCTGGAATGGACCTTGTCCAGCCCGCCGCCCTTCCACCAGTTCGAAACCCTGCCCGTGATCGATGATGCCGCGCATCACTGA
- a CDS encoding cytochrome c oxidase subunit 3 produces the protein MAGAKNHDYHILPPSIWPLFGSMSVLIMAMGAIMWMHPDAMPAGGGWVFMLGFAGVLFTFYSWWAHVVAEAHAGDHTPVVQLHLRYGMILFIASEVMFFVGWFWAFFDFALFPSALPPIDGLFPSKGVEVMNAFELPLLNTLILLCSGTTITWSHHALIHGDRDGMIKGLWCTIILGAVFSCVQAYEYAHAPFDFGGNPYSSAFYMATGFHGFHVLVGTIFLIVNLARAYKGHFTPRQHFGFEAAAWYWHFVDVVWLFLFVAIYVWGGWGAPVHG, from the coding sequence ATGGCAGGCGCCAAGAATCACGATTATCATATTCTCCCGCCCAGCATCTGGCCGTTGTTCGGTTCGATGTCGGTGCTGATCATGGCGATGGGCGCGATCATGTGGATGCACCCCGACGCCATGCCCGCTGGCGGTGGCTGGGTGTTCATGCTCGGTTTCGCCGGCGTCCTCTTCACCTTCTACAGCTGGTGGGCGCATGTCGTCGCCGAAGCCCATGCCGGTGATCATACCCCGGTGGTGCAACTCCATCTGCGCTACGGCATGATCCTGTTCATCGCGTCGGAAGTCATGTTCTTCGTCGGCTGGTTCTGGGCGTTCTTCGACTTCGCCCTCTTCCCCAGCGCCCTTCCCCCGATCGACGGCCTGTTCCCGTCGAAGGGCGTGGAAGTGATGAATGCGTTTGAACTGCCCTTGCTCAACACGCTGATCCTGCTCTGTTCGGGCACGACCATCACCTGGTCGCACCATGCGCTGATCCACGGTGATCGCGATGGCATGATCAAGGGTCTGTGGTGCACCATCATTCTGGGCGCGGTCTTCTCCTGCGTGCAGGCCTATGAATATGCCCACGCCCCGTTCGACTTCGGCGGCAATCCCTATAGCTCGGCCTTCTACATGGCGACCGGCTTCCATGGCTTCCACGTTCTGGTCGGCACGATCTTCCTGATCGTCAACCTGGCGCGCGCCTATAAGGGCCACTTCACCCCGCGCCAGCATTTCGGCTTCGAAGCCGCTGCCTGGTATTGGCATTTCGTCGACGTGGTGTGGTTGTTCCTCTTCGTCGCCATCTATGTCTGGGGTGGCTGGGGCGCGCCGGTTCACGGCTAA
- a CDS encoding pyridoxine 5'-phosphate synthase, which translates to MPHSPAPLRLGVNIDHVATIRNARGGDHPDPVKAALLAVKAGADGITAHLREDRRHIRDEDVATLMAALSVPLNLEMAATAEMLDIALRYKPHAACIVPEKREERTTEGGLDAAGQFETLQPIVAALNDAGIRVSLFIEADAAQIDAAIRLNVPVVELHTGAYAHLTGEPRAAELRRIADAAALAAKNGIEPHAGHGLTFDNVGPIAAIPQVAELNIGHFLIGEAIFGGLEGSIREMRRQMDLAR; encoded by the coding sequence ATGCCCCACTCCCCCGCTCCGCTGCGCCTGGGCGTCAATATCGACCATGTGGCGACAATCCGCAATGCGCGTGGCGGGGATCATCCCGATCCGGTCAAGGCGGCGCTGCTGGCGGTGAAAGCGGGGGCGGACGGCATCACGGCGCATCTGCGCGAGGACCGGCGGCATATCCGCGACGAAGATGTCGCGACGCTGATGGCGGCGCTCAGCGTGCCGCTCAATCTGGAGATGGCGGCGACGGCCGAGATGCTGGACATCGCCCTGCGCTACAAGCCGCACGCGGCCTGCATCGTGCCGGAAAAGCGCGAGGAGCGCACGACCGAGGGCGGGCTGGACGCGGCCGGGCAGTTCGAAACGCTGCAGCCGATCGTCGCGGCGCTCAATGATGCGGGCATCCGCGTCAGCCTGTTCATCGAAGCCGATGCTGCCCAAATCGACGCGGCGATCCGGCTGAACGTCCCGGTCGTGGAATTGCACACCGGCGCTTATGCCCATCTGACCGGCGAACCGCGCGCCGCCGAACTGCGCCGCATCGCCGACGCGGCGGCGCTGGCCGCGAAGAACGGCATCGAGCCCCATGCGGGCCATGGCCTGACCTTCGACAATGTCGGGCCGATCGCCGCCATCCCGCAGGTCGCCGAACTCAATATCGGCCATTTCCTGATCGGCGAAGCGATCTTCGGTGGCCTGGAAGGCAGCATCCGCGAAATGCGGCGGCAGATGGATTTGGCGCGGTGA
- a CDS encoding quinoprotein dehydrogenase-associated SoxYZ-like carrier → MVRRRFLQLLVAMLPLAMAPSALAQPPYPDDPLQSPMWTAHARLIFGDDPVRFDPRIQLLYPQVAENQRSFPVALDARGVGPVTRMVIFADLNPIPIAIDYRPDLAEPYIATRIKLDQRTPVRGAVQLASGQWLVAGGWVDAAGGGCSAPPVGRITGDWAAHLGEMRGEAWPMGTQGSSRLRITFRHPMDTGLVANIPTYAIEEMSVRSESGTMLGQMALFASVSEDPAITLMPHAAPGAILSIVALDTNGRTYAAKVPVARQSASALAAQP, encoded by the coding sequence ATGGTGCGGCGTAGGTTTTTGCAGCTTCTGGTGGCCATGCTGCCACTGGCGATGGCCCCGTCCGCGCTTGCTCAGCCTCCCTACCCCGACGATCCGTTACAATCGCCTATGTGGACCGCACATGCGCGGCTGATCTTCGGAGATGACCCGGTGCGGTTCGATCCCCGCATCCAGTTGCTTTATCCGCAAGTGGCGGAAAACCAGCGCAGCTTTCCCGTGGCATTGGATGCGCGCGGCGTGGGGCCAGTGACGCGCATGGTGATCTTCGCTGATCTCAACCCGATACCGATCGCCATCGACTATCGCCCGGATCTGGCGGAACCCTATATCGCGACCCGGATCAAGCTGGATCAGCGGACCCCGGTAAGGGGTGCGGTGCAGCTGGCCAGCGGACAGTGGCTGGTGGCGGGCGGATGGGTCGATGCGGCGGGCGGCGGTTGCTCGGCACCGCCGGTCGGTCGCATCACAGGCGATTGGGCGGCTCATCTGGGCGAGATGCGGGGGGAAGCCTGGCCCATGGGGACGCAGGGCAGCAGCCGTCTGCGCATCACCTTCCGACATCCGATGGATACGGGGCTGGTGGCCAATATCCCCACTTATGCGATCGAAGAGATGAGCGTGCGGTCGGAGAGTGGAACCATGCTGGGCCAGATGGCGCTCTTTGCGTCGGTTTCCGAAGACCCGGCGATCACCCTCATGCCCCACGCCGCGCCTGGTGCCATCCTGTCGATCGTGGCGCTTGATACAAACGGGCGCACCTATGCCGCCAAAGTGCCGGTGGCGCGACAATCCGCCTCGGCCCTGGCGGCGCAGCCATGA
- a CDS encoding cytochrome c oxidase assembly protein, with translation MATLPPSPFDRDRRNRRTMLTMAGVGLSMLALGFASVPLYRIFCEQTGFGGTTMRADANVQVSEAAGHTMSIRFDSNVQPGMPWQFYPEHRTDTVTVGRKDMAIFIAKNMSDKPVTGTASFNVTPTQAGAYFTKIQCFCFTEQTLQPGQEVRMPVLYFVDPKILDDPDNKDTQQITLSYTFYPVEPGKKAS, from the coding sequence ATGGCCACACTACCGCCGTCCCCCTTCGACCGCGACCGGCGCAACCGCCGGACGATGCTTACTATGGCGGGCGTCGGCCTGTCGATGCTGGCGCTCGGTTTCGCGTCGGTTCCGCTCTATCGCATCTTTTGTGAACAGACCGGGTTCGGCGGCACCACCATGCGCGCGGACGCCAATGTGCAGGTCAGCGAAGCGGCTGGCCACACCATGTCGATCCGCTTCGATTCGAACGTCCAGCCCGGCATGCCCTGGCAATTCTACCCCGAACATCGGACGGATACCGTCACCGTCGGACGGAAGGACATGGCGATCTTCATCGCGAAGAACATGTCCGACAAGCCCGTGACCGGCACCGCCAGTTTCAACGTCACGCCGACCCAGGCGGGCGCCTATTTCACCAAGATCCAGTGTTTCTGCTTCACCGAGCAGACCTTGCAGCCGGGCCAGGAGGTGCGGATGCCCGTCCTCTATTTCGTCGATCCCAAGATCCTCGACGATCCCGACAACAAGGACACGCAACAGATTACGCTAAGCTACACATTCTACCCGGTTGAGCCGGGCAAGAAGGCAAGCTAA
- the acpS gene encoding holo-ACP synthase, whose protein sequence is MIIGLGSDLCNIERIQNSLDRFGARFESRVFTDVEQAKANRRPFTKAGTLAKRFAAKEAFSKAVGTGFKSGVFMKDIGVVNAPSGAPTLALTGGALARLDALVPAGHRPVIHLTLTDDHPWAQAFVIIEALPL, encoded by the coding sequence GTGATCATCGGTCTCGGCTCCGACCTCTGCAATATCGAGCGAATCCAGAATTCGCTCGATCGCTTCGGTGCGCGCTTCGAAAGCCGCGTGTTCACCGATGTCGAGCAGGCCAAGGCCAATCGCCGCCCCTTCACCAAAGCGGGCACGCTGGCCAAGCGCTTCGCCGCCAAGGAGGCCTTCTCCAAGGCGGTCGGCACTGGATTCAAATCGGGCGTGTTCATGAAAGATATCGGCGTGGTCAATGCGCCGTCCGGCGCGCCGACGCTGGCCCTCACCGGTGGCGCGCTGGCCCGGCTCGACGCGCTTGTGCCGGCGGGGCATAGACCCGTCATCCACCTGACCCTGACCGACGATCATCCTTGGGCGCAGGCCTTTGTCATTATCGAGGCGCTTCCCCTGTGA
- a CDS encoding SURF1 family cytochrome oxidase biogenesis protein, with amino-acid sequence MDPLPDPAPRTTRIPLIPTIIVALAVLVMIGLGIWQIDRRVEKAAALNLAASNPGKPPVAFPAMPPVGPDLLFRPSSLHCLRVVGWQVEAGRAADGSTGYRHIAQCATGAEGPGALVAVGVTQRPDAKPDWTGGQIAGWISEEPDHRALISRIGGKATPLRPMLIARTAPTGMKASAPPSAADVPNNHLAYAVQWFFFAAIAIVIYILALRRRNAPKAP; translated from the coding sequence ATGGACCCATTGCCCGATCCCGCCCCGCGCACCACGCGCATCCCCCTGATCCCGACCATCATCGTCGCGCTCGCCGTGCTGGTGATGATCGGCCTCGGCATCTGGCAGATCGATCGCCGCGTGGAAAAGGCAGCGGCCTTGAACCTCGCAGCCAGCAATCCCGGCAAGCCGCCCGTCGCTTTTCCGGCCATGCCCCCGGTCGGACCCGACCTGCTCTTTCGCCCCTCGTCGCTCCACTGCCTGCGCGTGGTCGGCTGGCAGGTGGAGGCTGGCCGCGCGGCTGACGGCAGCACCGGCTATCGCCATATCGCCCAATGCGCGACCGGCGCGGAAGGACCGGGCGCACTCGTCGCAGTCGGCGTGACGCAGCGGCCCGATGCCAAGCCCGACTGGACCGGCGGTCAGATTGCAGGCTGGATCAGCGAAGAGCCGGACCATCGGGCGCTGATTTCGCGCATAGGCGGAAAGGCGACGCCGCTCCGGCCCATGCTCATCGCGCGTACCGCGCCAACGGGCATGAAGGCCAGCGCACCGCCTAGCGCCGCCGACGTTCCCAACAATCATCTCGCCTATGCGGTGCAGTGGTTCTTCTTCGCCGCGATCGCCATCGTCATCTATATTCTCGCGCTGCGCCGCCGGAACGCGCCCAAAGCCCCGTAA
- a CDS encoding rhodanese-like domain-containing protein produces MLALVATGAQAQPEDDTLFAADGYRVAHYRAPVPRPPDGVGRIAPVAVALMRPDIDAILIDVLPAEGGHREADGRWRLARERPSIPGAHWFPEAGRGDLSPAIDRWFQEGLVRLTGGARDRMIITFCLADCWMGWNAARRLRALGYTNIWWLAEGTDGWRDLGRPLINARPEEG; encoded by the coding sequence ATGCTTGCGCTGGTTGCGACCGGCGCACAGGCCCAGCCAGAGGATGACACGCTGTTCGCCGCGGATGGCTATCGCGTCGCGCATTATCGTGCGCCCGTTCCCCGGCCGCCCGACGGTGTCGGGCGGATCGCCCCCGTCGCGGTCGCCCTGATGCGGCCGGATATCGACGCGATCCTGATCGACGTCCTACCCGCCGAGGGCGGTCATCGCGAAGCCGATGGACGCTGGCGCCTGGCCCGCGAACGACCGAGCATCCCCGGCGCGCACTGGTTTCCCGAAGCGGGACGCGGCGACCTCTCGCCCGCGATCGATCGATGGTTTCAAGAGGGCCTCGTCCGCCTGACCGGCGGTGCCAGGGACCGCATGATCATAACCTTTTGCCTTGCCGATTGCTGGATGGGCTGGAACGCAGCGCGCCGCCTGCGGGCGCTCGGCTATACTAATATTTGGTGGCTGGCGGAGGGGACCGACGGCTGGCGCGACCTGGGTCGTCCGCTGATCAACGCCCGACCGGAGGAGGGATAG